ATAACAACAGGCCCGACCAGCCGATGAATACGAAGCGATCACGCTTGAGCCAGTCATCGAGGACGTCAAACCATCCTCTCTCTGCTGGGGCGCGTCCGACTGCTATGGTCATTACGCGAATCTCCAATGGGGATATAAGTACAGCGGTTGTCCGTTTGCTCGCTTGACTTGGACACGTGTCTGGTTCTATCAGAAAACCAGTCGCAACCAAAGTGAACTTTACGTTTCTTTACCGTGCTTCTCATTATAAAAGTAAGTTTCCTAATTTTGCACCCCTGACTTGAGATTATTTGCGTCAAAGTTCAGCATCTGCCTTAGGGAGGTTTTATATCTAAAGTCGAAATTAAAATTAAGTTACTGCGGATGAGGGATGGGTGCCGACGCAGCGGAAAGACGATAAAACTGAGATACTAAGAATTGGTACTCCACTTAACTTTTGATGCCTCATGTTCATCATTGACTTGTCTTTAAAGCTCACCCCCATGCCGATCTCGGTGCAACGTAAGTCAGCTGAGGACGCCGAGGCTGTGTACCAGCAAGTTCTCGAAGCGATGCGAACCGGCAACCCTCAAATATTAGAACTGACCTGCGAACAGGTGCCTGAGAAAAAAATCAGCCTACTCAGCAGTGAAATTTGTTCGGTTCAGATGTATCAGAAATCCAGTACAGCCGCCGCTTCAGGCAGAGCACCCGGTTTTGCAGGTATCTTGGGCGAATGAGCGCAGGTGCTGAGGGGGCTGCCGGCAACATGGCCATTACAGTACGGCATCTGTGCTTTAAATGGCCAAAAGGAGAGGAGGTTCTCAAAACCTGTTCCCTGGATGTACCCAAAGGCGAATTTTGGATGCTTTTAGGCACCAACGGCAGTGGGAAATCAACGTTGTTGAGATTGCTTGCCGGCCTGTTGCTTCCTCAAACTGGCAAAATTGGCATCGCAGGGCCGGTCGGTTTTGTCTTCCAAAACCCAGATCATCAGCTAGTGATGCCCAGTGTAGGCGCAGATGTGGCTTTTGGGCTGGTGGAGGAAAAGCTATCCCTGGAACAGATCCAAAGGCGGGTGGCAGAGGCGTTGACTGCAGTGAATTTACAGATGCTGCAACGACGCCCTATTTACGCCCTGAGTGGTGGCCAAAAACAGCGAGTGGCAATTGCCGGCGCAATCGCACGGCATTGCGAAGTCTTATTATTAGATGAACCCACCGCTTTACTCGATCCGGACAGCCAGCTAGACCTAGTGGCCCAAGTGCGGGCTTTAGTGAAAAGCCGGGGATTAACCGCCCTTTGGGTCACACACCGGCTTGATGAGCTGAACTATTGTGATGGAGCCTTCCTGCTAGAAAATGGCCAAGTCGTTGATCGTGGCGATCCGGGCCGGCTAAAGCAGCGCCTGATGCAAACTCAGATAGAAGAGGCTTAGGAGTTGATTCAGAATTCCTCAGCTATCGCCAGTGAAACCCTCGCACGATCTGCCGGCAGATCGTGCGACAATAAAGCGATACCTATATAATTTCGGTGAATCTGGGAAATAACCTCAGAGATAGCACCTTTTCCCGTTGAGGGAATAGATAACGACTTCGCACTTTTGCCCATATTCCTATTCTTTCGTTTGCAGACTTACCTTGCTGGCCCAACTGAAACGAATTAGAGAAATCATTGATCGTTGGTGGTCGGAATTCACACTGCGAACCCGACTGATGGCTGCCGCAACCTTAGTGTTTTCCTTAGTGATGAGCGGCCTAACCTTCTGGGCTGTCAATACCATTCAGCACGATGCCCGTCTGAATGACACCCGCTTTGGGAGCGATTTAGGTCTGCTTCTGGCTGCGAATGTTGCCCCACTGATCGCAGAAAACAATCGCACCGAAGTTGCCAAATTTTCTCACCGATTTTACAGCAGCACCTCTAGTGTGCGCTATATGCTTTACGCCGACGACGAAGGCAATATCTTCCTCGGAATTCCCTTTTCCGAAACAGAAGTGCAAAACTCCTTAACGATTCGCCGGCGAATTCAATTGCCAGAAAACTACGCAACCAATTCAGAACGCCCCCTCGTGCGGCAGCACCGGACGCCGGACGGAGAGGTGACAGATATCTTTGTTCCTCTCACCCATGAGGGCAATTATCTCGGAGTTTTGGCGATTGGGATTAACCCTAATCCCACTTTAGCCAGGTACTCGAATCTGACGCGAGATTTCACAATAGCGGTATTTGTGTCGATCTGGGTGATGGTAATTTTAGGGGCAGTGTTTAACGCACTCACGATCACTAAACCGATTAAAGAACTGCTCAAAGGAGTGACAAACATTACCGCCGGCAACTTCAAGCAGCGAATTGATTTGCCTTTAGGGGGAGAACTTGGCGAACTGATTGTCAGCTTTAATGAAATGGCAGAGCGGCTGGAGCGTTATGAAGAGCAAAATATTGAAGAGCTGACCGCTGAAAAGGCCAAATTAGAAACCTTGGTTTCCACCATTGCAGATGGAGCGGTGCTGCTTGACACGAACTTACAAGTCATTTTAGTGAATCCCACAGCACGGCGGATTTTTGGCTGGGAAGGTCAAAATTTAGCCGGCGAAAATATTCTGCATCACTTGCCCATGTCGGTGCAAGTAGAACTGACACGACCCCTGTATAAAATTGTCAGAGGCGAACGTGAGGGGGCGGAGTTTCGCATTACCCTTTCTGAACCGACAGAACGCACCGTCCGCATTTTGCTGACAACGGTTCTCGATCAGTACCGCGAAAGCATTAAAGGTATTGCGATGACCGTGCAAGATATTACTCGGGAGGTAGAACTGAATGAGGCAAAGAGCCAGTTTATCAGCAATGTCTCCCACGAACTGAGAACTCCCCTGTTTAACATCAAATCTTTTATCGAAACCCTGCATGAGTTTGGGGAGGATTTAAGTGAGGAACAGCGCCGGGAGTTTTTGGAAACGGCAAATAACGAAACCGATCGGCTCACCCGCCTGGTTAACGATGTTTTGGATCTCTCACGGCTGGAATCTTGCCGGATCTATCACTTAGAAGCGGTTGATATCGCCCAGCCGGTGGAACAGACCCTGCGTACCTACCAGCTAAATGCACGGGATAAAGGAATTGAACTGATCCAAGAGATTCAGCCTGATTTGCCTCAAGTGTTGGGTCATTACGATTTGCTGCTGCAAGTCTTTGCTAATTTGGTCGGCAATGCTTTGAAATTCACTGAAACCGGCGGGCGGGTGGCTATTCGCGCTTATGTGCTAGATGGGCCATCGCCCAATGCTCATTTCTTGCCGGCAGCCGATGAAGAACATAAGACAAACGACAAAGCGCAAATCGTGCGAATTGAAATTTCGGATACCGGCATCGGCATTGATCCAGAAGATCAAGAAGCAATTTTTGATCGCTTCTTCCGGGTAGAAAATCGGGTTCACACCTTAGAAGGCACGGGTTTGGGTTTATCCATTGTCAGAAATATTATTGACAAACACCACACAACTGTAAACTTGGTGAGTGAAGTGGGCGTAGGAACAACTTTCTGGTTTGATCTCAACGTGTTTCAAGAAGCCGCCGCGCCGGTGGAAAAAGTGCGAGTCGAGCCGGCATCTGAAGTAGACGCGAATTCTGCCATTGCCAGGGTGCTTTAACAATTCGCTGAAATTAACGACGAGCCAGCGCTAGCGCTAAACTGACGATCCCTAACGCCAGTAACAGCAGCCAAGCTGAATTGCGCTGTAGCCATGCTGTTACCGACCCCTGTTGGCTGCCGGCATAACGATTGACAGGCATTTCTAAGGGCATAGAACGGTCATGGTAGAGGGTGCAAGTCTTGGCGTAGGGGCGTTGCGGGAATGTGCAGGTGTCGTCGTCGTGATAAATGCAACTGTCACAGAGAAATTCATCTTTGCCGGCCCGATACAAGGGGATACCAGGGTGGCCATAAGCTTTCAGAGGAGTGCGGCAGTTGGGACAGGCAACAGCTTGGGCTTCAACGGATTGATGGCAGCGGGGACATAGCATTGATAATACAAAGGAAATCTCGCTTCCTTGATATTTTGACAGAATAGAAATATGGCTGGCAGGGTTGAGATTTTACCCGAAGGCTTGATGGCCGCATTTTAGCTGCCCTTTTTGATTAAGCGATAGGAAGACAGCATGAATAGCAACGATCTGCTCAAGCAACTGCTCATGATTGGTATCGGTACGACCTCCTTAGTGACAGAAAAAATCCGGGAAGTAAGTGAGGAGTGGGTAAAAGACGGCAAACTCAATTCCGATCAAGCCAAGAAGTTTGCTGACGATCTGATGCAGCAGCTCAAATCAGACCCCGGAAATTGGGAGGTGCAGATGCAGCGACAGTTGCGGAATGCGCTGCAAGATTTAGGGGTTCCTCGTCAATCAGAAATGGATGAGCTGCGGGGACGCCTTGACCGGCTAGAACGTCAGGTGCGTGATCTGGAAAACAAGCTCTGGCGTTAAGTTGTTTAAGCTTGATCGGGCTTCTCCATCTGAAGCCCAATCCATGATTATGGCCTCACAGGAAACCGCCTCTATTGCAAATAAACACAGATCGAGCATTGCTGTTCATCTGTGTTTATTCGTGAACGCATCTAAAAATGTCCGTTGGGCCGAAGTTTAATGTAAATCTTCTTCCCAAACAGCAATATAGATGCGGTCGCTCTCATTTCGCTGAATTACGCCTTCCAAGCCGCCGCTGGCAAAGGAATATTGACTCCACTGACGCTGCTGCACGCGTTGCAGTGCTTGTTGAACATCCTCACTCGCCCTGCCGCCGGTCATCCCATTTAACGTTGCCAGCATTTGCTCTGGTGGGATTGACTGGGCAAAGGAAACTTCTGTTTGGCGCAACCGGCGAGAATCCCGGTCAACAATAAAGCCTAAACCAATCTGATTTGGCTCCAACTCATAGAGAACCGATTCAGTATTGGGCCAATAGCCAGTGGCGACTCTAGTGGGTGTGCCGAAAGTTTGCGTCACTGCCCGTTCTGGTGTCCCTGGCGAAAATCCGGGCACACGAACATCACCGGCAGCAATATTCGTAGGATTTTCTGCTCTAGGTGGAGTGGCTGCGGGGGGACGAGACGGTGCCGGTGCAGGTATTTGTTCGACCGGCGTCGGGGAAGCGGAGGGGGCGGCTGTCGGAAATTCAGAGGGTTCAGGGTCTGGCTGTTCGGCTGCCGGCGGCACCGATGGAGAGTCTGCGGGTGTTGGTGTTACAGATGCCGGTGGCACCGATTGAGTGGGAGAGGGAACTGAACGAGTAGGGACAGGTGTCGGTGAACGAGTGGCAACAGGTGCCGGCGGATTGGGAACCGATGCCGGTCGGGACTGTTGGGCAACCGGATCGTTCGGTGCCGGGGATCGCAGCGCATTACGGATCAGTGCAATCGCAACGGCAACAGATGTTCCAAGTAAACCGCCAATAATCAGCGCTTTTAACCACGCATTATTAGAAGCAGCGGGGCGTGGGGCAGGAGGACGAACAACGCCTCCGGGCGACACTGCTACCGTCTCGCTTGATGACAATGCTGATTCAGGGGCAGCTTGCAGCGCCGCTTGCATTTCTTGGGCCGTGGTGTAGCGCTGGGAGGAATGAGAGTGAATTGCCTTATCCAGCACAGTAGCCAAAGCAGGACTAATATTGGGAGCATTATGACGCCAAATAATCTCACCCGTTTGCGGATCGCTTTGCAACTGTTGGGGAGTTTTGCCGGTGAGCAGATAAATCCCTGTCAGCCCCAGACTATATAGATCGCTGGAATAAGTCGGTCTGCCGGCAGCTTGCTCAGAAGGCATAAAACCAGGCGTTCCCACAACCACTGACTGAGTGGGATTACCTTGAGTATTGAGGGCAGTGGCCATAGATTCCTTCACCGCGCCGAAATCAATCAACACCGGCAAGCCATCCCGCTGCCGCATGATGATGTTATCCGGCTTAATATCCCGATGCACCATCCGGTTGCGATGCACATAATCCAAAACCGGCAAAATCTTTACAAGGATTTCCCTAACAGCATTTTCGTTGACGCGGCCTTCTGCGGCCACCTTTTGCGTCAGGGTTTGACCCTCGATGAATTCCTGCACTAAGAAAAATTTGCCCGCTTCCTCAAAGTAGGCATACAACCGGGGAATTTGGTTGTTGCCCTCGCCCAGAGTTTCCAGAATGGCCGCTTCTCGCTTAAATCGCTCTTGCACCAGCTGGTACATCTGGGGATCGTTAATGATCGGTTTGAGCTGCTTAATCACACACCGGCGTGCGGAAGGCGTGTGAGTGTCTTCGGCCAAAAAGGTTTCGCCAAAGCCGCCGGTGGCCAGCGACCGAAGAATGCGATAGCGATTGCCTATCAGGGTCGAACTCATAGAAATTTGGGTAGCCTATGCCTCAATTGTAGAGACATTTAGCTTACACCCATTGCAACCTTAAAAAATTGAATTCCAGAAATGAGACTATTTAAATAAGCGGCCTCATCCATAAAACCTTTTTCTCATAAGTTCTTGCAATAGCAAAACAAGTCAGGCAGCGAGCAATTGTTAAGATTAAAAAAGATATGCCAAAACGGCAACAAATTTAATTGTTTTTACGCTAATCTCTTGAGTCAAGAGTTTAATTAAACCTAAAATACATCGGCGAATTAATTCGCTGGCTTTCTGTTTTGTAACCTGCTAAAAATTCTGAATGGCATTAGCGCCGACGCGGCATAAGCTGGAATCGGCGAGAGCGCTTTGCTATCAATTTCTCATTGCGTAATTGCAATGCGTGGAGAATTAGCGGGTAGGAATTTTGTCATAAATTACATTCGAGAGGGATGACTTATGAACCCGTTAACATTGTCTAAACTGGCGGTCAAACATACTCAAAATGCAGTGGCAGAATCGGTTTACCGAAATACTGGCTACGACACTACCAAGCCAGTCACTTTTTACGGAATTATTAATGAGCATTGCAATGTGAAATGCCGGCAGTGTGAATATTGGCGGCTCAAGAATTACAAAAACGAAATGAGCATCGAAGAATGGAAAAATGCCCTATTGAGCATCAAAGCCTTTGTGGGTGAGTTTTCTATAAACTTTAGTGGTGGCGAACCTTTTATTAAAAAAGGATTTATAGATTTGCTTGCCTTTTGCGGCGAGAATGGCATCCACAGCGGCGTGACAACGAACGGCTCGTGCATGACGAAGGAAAATGCAGAGAAAACTGTAGCAGCGCGGCCTTTTAATGTCAATTTTTCAGTCGATGGCCCTAATGCAGAACTTCATGATTACCTTCGCGGTTATCCAGGACTATTTGCCAAGCTTTCTAACGGTATTAAATATCTGCGCGAAGAGTGTGACAAACAGGGCGTGAAGTTTCCGATTACTGTCAAACCGACGATTAATAAATTAAATTTCCGTTTGTTGCCTGATATCGTTGAGTGGGCAGAAAAAATGGGAGTTACAACTGTAAACTTCCAGCCGGTTAATCGGTGGACACAAGAAACTTATGAAGAACTGTGGGTTGAACAAGAAGATCAAGAAGAATTCGCCAAAGTTATTGAGCGCCTGATTGAAATGAAGAAAAACGGCGCACCCATTATGAATAGTGATGAAATCTTGCGCCTCATGCTACCCCATTTCCGTGAAGAAAAAGCGCCGGCGGAAAATATGCCTTGTCGGGTGGGACTTCGCAATTACTGGATTGAAACTGATGGAAATGTGAAATTGTGTAATGACTATCCCGTAATTGGCAATGTCAAAAACGAAAGTGCCAAAGAAATATGGTATGGCGAAAAAGCGCAGAACATTCGCCAGCAAACTTTGGCTTGTGGGAAACTTTGCCTGATTACCTGCGTCTCACAAAAAACTCTTATGGACAAAGTTAAGATGGGGCTGAAACTTCTGCATAACTGAGAAAAAAGCAGATTTTTGGAAAGTTGGCCGGTTCAAGACTCTTCACTTCTTGCAAAAACTATAAAAAATCACAGAAAAGAAGCACATCAAATGTTGATGTTTATCTGTGGTGAATAAAAATAATTTTTGCAAGAAGAGCAAGCAAAACTCAGGATTCGTTGATCAATCCAACCTGCGAGGTTTAAAAAGTTAAGCAAGAGAAAGAAAAATTGATAAATTGCTGCTACTTTAAATCGAGCAAACCGCTGTCTTTGAGTTTGGGGTTAAAGCGAACTTCTGTTTGCAAGCCACGGGTTGCAAGGGAAGCTAGAATGCCGGCTTCAACCCGTCTAGCGGCTTTTTTCAACACTTTTGACTGCTCCATTTCCTGACCGGCAGCCTTTTCGTAACTCGCCTGTTCTTCAGAAGTCATCAGGCTTTTCACATCAATCGGCTGAGTCCATTTCACTTCATCAGCTCCATTGCCTGCCGGTGTGCCCCCATTTTCAGCTATCCAAGATTCACGGATATTTTCTAAAATGGTGCGGCTAGGCCGGTCAATGGTTTGAACTTTCAGCCAGTAACAATTCTGGGGTTGGCGGACAAAGTGTTGTTTGAGGCTGAGATAAACATCACGCGAATAACCAACAAATTGCAGCACTTTTTCTGAATCAAAAATTGCGTAAACCCCAACTTTACCCTGCAAATTTTCGGGTAGTAGTCCAGCGCTATCAACGTAGGAAATGTATTCTAAACTCTGTAGAGAGGGAATGTCTGTTTCAGTGGTCATATTAATTGCTGAGTGCTGAGTTTGGAGTTTTCAGTTGGAGTAAAGTTGAAAAAGGCTTTTTTTCAAGAAGGGCCGGCATTAGGGGAATTGGATAAAGTTTTTCTATTTAATTTTGCGGTAAATCGCACAAAGCCGACTGGGTTTAAATATTTTAGCGGTGAACATAAAGTTAGGCGGAACGTTGATGATGATGTAATCTTCTGATTTGTGGTATGACTCGAATTCTGCCGGCATCCCTTTGGGGGTAGCCAAACTATAGGGAACGGGCTGAAAAAGTAATTCCGTAAATTCTATTTGTTCGCATTGCCCTTGTTGGGCGATTTGGTTGATAAAGGCTTCACCCGTTAATAAGTTAAACAGAGTTTGTTTTGCCGCAGGTTCAAGGGTAAAGCTGCTATCAAAGTTTTGAACGATTTTAAGAGCCATTTTCGGGATACTAACGAATTTGCAAGGGTGGGTTATAAAAGCGCAAAGGCAAAAATTGCCACTTCGATCAGCCTATTGGATTGTGTGCCCCCTGTCAGCTACAGGAGGAGGCGGAAAAGATTAAGAATTTTAAACGTAATAAAAGTGAATGTGGGTTGCCGGCAGTTCGGCAGAAACTCGGATGTTTCGCTTTTCGGTTGCCCCGACAATGCCGGTGAGCGGTAAAATCGAGGACATGATCGATCCAACTCCTCGTACCAAAATTCCTCCCTATACCTGGAATCGTCCCATTGGCCTCGGATGGGACAAGCCTTACACTGTTCGCTACGCCAGCAATCTTGATGATGGCCCTTGGCATGGAATGCCTTTGGGCGGCTTTGGTGCCGGCTGTATAGGCCGGTCTTCCCGTGGGGATTTTAATCTCTGGCATCTCGATGGGGGAGAACATATTTTTAACAATTTACCGGCTTGCCAGTTTAGCGTTTTTGAGGAAGCAGCCGGCAAAAAGCAAGCATTTGCCCTGTGTACCGAACCCCCGGCAGATGGTAGTCTTCCGGCGTGGCAGTGGTATCCCAAGACAAGAGGGGGAGACGGGGAGACGGGAACCGGCACTTACCATGCGCTTTATCCCCAAAGCTGGTTTGTTTATGAAGGGGTCTTTAAGGCAGAACTGACGTGTGAGCAATTTTCGCCAGTTTGGCCTGGTAATTACCAGGAAAGCAGTTATCCCCTGGCTATTTTTGAATGGACTGCCTACAATCCGACGGATGAACCAATCGTCGTCAGCATTATGCTCACTTGGCAGAATATGGTGGGTTGGTTTACCAATGCGATTAAATCGCCCCCGGTACAGGTGCGGGATGATGGCAGTCCAGTTTACGACTATCAGTCACGCTGGGGAGAAAGTGCCGGCAGTTTTAATCGCTGGGTTGAAGATCATTTCCGAGTTGGCTGCTTAATGAGCCGGCTGAGCACGAATGAGCAACCCGTGGAAGGGGAAGGACAGTTGGCGATCGCCACCGTGACTAACCCGGCTGTGGAAGTGTTTTACAATTCTCGCTGGCAATGTGCCGGCACCGGCGAGGACGTGTGGAGATACTTCGCCGATGATGGTTCCCTCTCTGATCAGGATAACGAAACACCGGCAGCCGAGGGAGAGCAAATTGGAGTCGCCCTTGCCGTTCGCTTTACCCTAAGACCTGGTAAAACCCGGAAAATTCCCTTTATCCTTGCATGGGACTTGCCGGTAACTGAATTTGGTTCAGGTGCCTGGTATTACCGGCGCTACACCGACTTTTTTGGCCGGCATGGCAAAAATGCTTGGTCAATGGTTCGCACCGCCCTCAAGCATTCAGACACTTGGAAAGAGAATATTCAAGCTTGGCAAAAACCGATTCTGGAACGCGAAGATTTGCCAGATTGGTTCAAAATGGCGTTGTTTAATGAGCTTTACGCCCTAACAGGCGGCGGGACGCTCTGGAGTGGCGCAGATGAACGCGACCCCAAAGGTCAGTTTGCGGTGCTTGAATGTATCGATTATCGCTGGTATGAAAGCTTGGATGTGCGGCTATACGGCTCGTTTGCGTTGCTGATGCTATGGCCAGAGTTAGAAAAATCTGTGCTGCAAGCGTTTGCCCGCGCGATTCCTGCCGGCGACGATACCCCGCGCATTATTGGCTATAACCAAGCGGCAGCAGTTCGTAAAATAGCCGGTGCTACCCCCCACGATCTCGGTGCACCGAATGAACATCCGTGGGAGCAAACGAATTATACGAGCTACCAAGACTGTAACCTGTGGAAAGATTTACCCTGCGATTTTGTCTTGCAGGTCTATCGGGATTTTCTACTTACAGGTGGCAGCGATATTGAATTTCTCACCGACTGCTGGCCGGCTGTGGTTGAAACTCTCGCCTATCTTAAGACGTTTGATAAGGACGGCGATGGCATTCCAGAAAATGCCGGTGCGCCGGATCAGACGTTTGATGATTGGCAGTTGCAAGGTGTTAGCGCTTACTGCGGCGGTTTGTGGTTAGCGGCCCTTGAGGCAGCCATTGCAATTGGCAAAGTTCTGATGAATCAACCTTTATCGCCAACTCCTCAAGAAACCGTTGCCACTTATCAAAGTTGGCTCGCTCAAGCCAAACCGATCTACCAAGAAAAACTCTGGAATGGCGAGTATTATCGGATCGACAGTGAAAGCGGTTCCCAGGTGGTGATGGCAGACCAATTGTGTGGCCAGTTTTACGCTCAATTGTTGGGACTGCCAGATATTGTGCCCCGTGATTGCGCCCTCACTGCCTTAAGAACGGTTTATGACGCCTGCTTTCTCAAGTTCCACGATGGCAAAATTGGGGCAGCAAATGGGGTGCTGCCTGATGGATCGCCGGTGAACCCCAAAGCCACTCATCCATTGGAAGTGTGGACCGGCATTAACTTTGGCATTGCAGCGTTTCTGGTGCAAATGGGAATGAAAGAGGAGGCATTTGCCCTCAGCGAAGCCGTGGTGCGGCAAATTTATGACAACGGGTTGCAATTTCGCACGCCTGAAGCGATCACTGCCGTTGGGACGTTCCGCGCTAGCCATTATCTCCGTGCTATGGCGATTTGGTCTATTTATGGGGTGATGACAAACTTTGGGAGTTCTCACTAAAAAGTTTGCTGTAAACAGTGCAAATTCGGTTAATTCCTTAATTATTTAGTGCAGTGATGAAAGCTGAAAACCTTTAATTAAGGGGGGTTCAGCTTTTAATTTTTTATGCAAATTTAGAATTGATGAGCCGGCTTCAGTAATCTTTTTTCTTTAACAGGCGTTTCTAAAATCTGCCTCAGAGAAGCTGTGATCCGTATTAACCCTTATATGAAGATTCTCTTAAAATTTAATTAAATAATGTTTAAGGTTTAATTAAATACTGCTGAGCTTAAAGTGATAATCTCCAGAAACATTTTTCCCCTAACGCTTTAAGCCTGGAATTGCGTTTTAAAAGCTATGGTTGATCGCTGCTTCGATCAAGCGATTCGCTTAGTTTAAAGATATTATGTGTAAAATCGAGAGAAATTAAAGTTTCAGTAAAATTCTCAAGCTATCTCAAGTTCGTGCTTGAGACGCCCTAAGCTTGAAGCAAGATCAATCAATCTGCTCAATCAGGATTGCGCTTGCGTGTCCTAGATTTGGTAATTAAAGCTTAAAAGGCTCTAGGTGAGGCACACTTGAGATAAATTACACTAGCCGGTGCAACGCTTAATCGCGGTTTGGAAGCCGGCTCAGAGGGTAAATAGAGCTGTCTGGGGTTTGCCGTACTCACCGCAGCACTGATGAAGGCTTTGTATGTCCTTCCAAGCGAGCGAGTCTGTATAAGGGGGTTATTGCTGAGTACGACTTTATACAAGCTTTAAAATCTTAAGGCACAAGCCAAGTCAAGCCACACAAGTTTAAAGAATCAGTAAACTTCACCTTTTACCCTTGCCATTCCTACTAAATATCTGCGTAAATTTAACAGTAGTGGATCTACATAAAACCTTCCTGATATGACGGTGCATTTACCAAAGGCTCTCAGTAGGATTTCAAGTTTACTTCGTTTGGCCGTACTAGAGCGTGATATCGGCAAGGCACTCAGTCAGTTTTCCGAGCAAATGTATCAAGGACAACAGCTTTTTCTGAGCAAGCGGGCATCAATATTGTAAATCTCATAGTCCACCGCCTTGCTGATATCCTAGCGAAATCTCTCAAGCAGCAGCAACCGAGTTGCAATCATTAGATAAAACTCAATTAAACTTACCTATCAGGAGCCACAATCATGTATCAACCATCTTCTTATTCAAATTCTAAAATTAATCGGACAATGAGTGCTGAGCAATTGGAAGAGATTATTGATTCCATCTTAGCCGGCAAGTATTCTTGGGCCTGTGTGTTACTGCTGCGCTTTGCCGGTTATAATCCTCTCCACTACATCCCTTACAGAACTTACAACCGGCTGGTAAAGGACAATTCCTCCGTTAGCAGAAACGGTGACAGCAACGTCGCTTCAATTGATGCCGGTTCTAGAAGCACAGCAACCTGTGCCGCAATATCCTCTTCACGCAAAGCCAAAGTTGACTACCTAGAAGTGGTTAGCTCACAACCCGCTCAAGTTTGCAATACCCATTTAGATGCCGGCTGATTCACTACGAAATTAAAAATATTAAAGCTTGAGGGTTTCAATTGGCTCAACCCATTCTCATGCCCACTTCCCACAGGCGCTTTTCCAAAAAGCGTCTCTATTTTTTTGCAAGTATTTTTTAATAAGCTTTTTTTTGAATATCGCGGTTTTTAATCGTATTAGAGAAAAATATTAGATTCCCACCCCAAAACAAGTAGGGAGCGAAATCTTAACCAGCAGCATCCCATTTCTGCCAATTTGTCGTGCCGACACCTTACCCTCATGGGCGGGAGCATCTTGCTCCCCCGAACAATATTTCGGCAAATCTGGGATGCACCCAGTATATAAACTGCTAGGCATTTAATTTTTCTGCCCGGATTGAGAGAGAGAGGGTGCAGAGGCAAAGGGGAAATTTTGTTCAGGGAAGGATGCCATTTGCTCAACTTCTAGCTTTTTGTGGAAGTTGAGAATTTTGCTGTAGTTTAAGTGACTTTATAGATTTAATAATCATAAAGAATTAA
This genomic window from Microcoleus sp. FACHB-672 contains:
- a CDS encoding GIY-YIG nuclease family protein; this encodes MTTETDIPSLQSLEYISYVDSAGLLPENLQGKVGVYAIFDSEKVLQFVGYSRDVYLSLKQHFVRQPQNCYWLKVQTIDRPSRTILENIRESWIAENGGTPAGNGADEVKWTQPIDVKSLMTSEEQASYEKAAGQEMEQSKVLKKAARRVEAGILASLATRGLQTEVRFNPKLKDSGLLDLK
- a CDS encoding GH116 family glycosyl hydrolase, whose translation is MIDPTPRTKIPPYTWNRPIGLGWDKPYTVRYASNLDDGPWHGMPLGGFGAGCIGRSSRGDFNLWHLDGGEHIFNNLPACQFSVFEEAAGKKQAFALCTEPPADGSLPAWQWYPKTRGGDGETGTGTYHALYPQSWFVYEGVFKAELTCEQFSPVWPGNYQESSYPLAIFEWTAYNPTDEPIVVSIMLTWQNMVGWFTNAIKSPPVQVRDDGSPVYDYQSRWGESAGSFNRWVEDHFRVGCLMSRLSTNEQPVEGEGQLAIATVTNPAVEVFYNSRWQCAGTGEDVWRYFADDGSLSDQDNETPAAEGEQIGVALAVRFTLRPGKTRKIPFILAWDLPVTEFGSGAWYYRRYTDFFGRHGKNAWSMVRTALKHSDTWKENIQAWQKPILEREDLPDWFKMALFNELYALTGGGTLWSGADERDPKGQFAVLECIDYRWYESLDVRLYGSFALLMLWPELEKSVLQAFARAIPAGDDTPRIIGYNQAAAVRKIAGATPHDLGAPNEHPWEQTNYTSYQDCNLWKDLPCDFVLQVYRDFLLTGGSDIEFLTDCWPAVVETLAYLKTFDKDGDGIPENAGAPDQTFDDWQLQGVSAYCGGLWLAALEAAIAIGKVLMNQPLSPTPQETVATYQSWLAQAKPIYQEKLWNGEYYRIDSESGSQVVMADQLCGQFYAQLLGLPDIVPRDCALTALRTVYDACFLKFHDGKIGAANGVLPDGSPVNPKATHPLEVWTGINFGIAAFLVQMGMKEEAFALSEAVVRQIYDNGLQFRTPEAITAVGTFRASHYLRAMAIWSIYGVMTNFGSSH
- a CDS encoding HetP family heterocyst commitment protein gives rise to the protein MYQPSSYSNSKINRTMSAEQLEEIIDSILAGKYSWACVLLLRFAGYNPLHYIPYRTYNRLVKDNSSVSRNGDSNVASIDAGSRSTATCAAISSSRKAKVDYLEVVSSQPAQVCNTHLDAG